Proteins from a single region of Flavobacterium sp. K5-23:
- a CDS encoding ABC transporter permease: MNLEYFIAKRLITAKDNKSSISAPIIKIAISAISIGMIMMIVSVATGLGLQQKIREKISAFNGHVIISNFDNNQSDVTIVPVLTNQDFYPNFNSVDAVSHIQAIATKAGIIRTETAFEGIVFKGVGNDYKWDNIKEYIIQGRLPNLKSNLNEEVVISQFLADRLKLKVGDDFNTFFMKETQNKSPNLRRFNIVGIFNSGFQEFDATYVIGDIRHIQRINKWKSDQVGAFEVFVTDFDNIKETAEQVYKKTGSTLDTKSIIEKYSYIFEWLQLFDFNIIVILIVMILVATINMVVALLVLILERTQMIGILKALGASNWSIRKIFLYNASYLILRGLFWGNLIGISLLLLQQYFGIIKLNPENYYVTQAPVYLNWGYIGLLNLLTIGVCFLVLLIPSYIITKISPVKAIRFD, from the coding sequence TTGAATTTAGAATACTTCATTGCCAAAAGACTCATAACTGCTAAGGATAACAAGAGTAGTATATCTGCACCAATTATTAAAATTGCAATATCGGCGATTTCCATAGGGATGATTATGATGATTGTTTCAGTTGCGACTGGTCTTGGTTTGCAGCAAAAAATTAGAGAGAAAATCTCGGCTTTCAACGGACACGTGATTATTTCCAACTTCGACAATAATCAATCTGATGTTACAATTGTTCCAGTTTTAACAAATCAAGATTTTTATCCCAATTTCAATTCGGTTGATGCAGTAAGTCATATACAAGCTATCGCGACCAAAGCAGGAATTATTAGAACCGAAACAGCATTCGAAGGGATTGTTTTCAAAGGGGTCGGAAATGATTATAAGTGGGATAACATCAAAGAATATATAATTCAAGGAAGGTTGCCTAATCTCAAATCTAATTTGAACGAGGAAGTGGTGATTTCTCAATTCCTTGCTGATAGGCTTAAACTTAAAGTGGGTGATGATTTCAATACTTTCTTTATGAAAGAAACCCAAAATAAATCGCCTAATCTTCGTAGATTTAATATCGTTGGTATTTTTAATTCTGGATTTCAGGAATTCGATGCTACTTATGTAATAGGTGATATTCGTCACATACAGCGGATTAATAAATGGAAGTCGGATCAGGTCGGTGCTTTTGAAGTATTTGTGACTGATTTTGATAATATCAAAGAGACGGCAGAGCAAGTTTATAAAAAAACGGGTTCGACATTGGATACTAAAAGCATCATAGAGAAATACAGTTATATATTTGAATGGCTACAATTATTCGACTTTAATATTATAGTCATATTGATTGTGATGATTTTAGTTGCTACAATAAATATGGTAGTTGCATTGTTAGTGCTTATTCTCGAGCGGACTCAAATGATAGGGATTCTAAAAGCATTAGGGGCGAGTAACTGGAGTATTAGGAAAATATTCTTATACAATGCTTCTTATCTTATTCTTCGAGGGTTGTTTTGGGGTAATCTAATCGGTATTTCTTTATTATTGTTACAGCAATACTTTGGTATAATTAAACTGAATCCAGAGAATTACTATGTCACTCAAGCTCCCGTATATTTAAATTGGGGGTATATAGGATTATTAAACCTGCTTACAATCGGAGTTTGTTTTCTAGTCTTACTGATTCCTTCTTATATAATAACAAAAATATCCCCGGTCAAAGCGATTCGTTTCGATTAA